In a genomic window of Nocardia fluminea:
- a CDS encoding DUF456 domain-containing protein, translating into MGVWGEVVVGLVILVGIVGVIVPILPGVILVFAAIAVWAFMTGGATAWTVLAVATVALVLSGIVKYTWPGKRMREAGVSNRALLAGAVLGIAGFFVIPIVGLFIGFVLGVYLAELYRLKTNDLAWPATVHALEGVGLSMLVELFGALIASGVWLTGAIIS; encoded by the coding sequence GTGGGCGTGTGGGGTGAGGTCGTTGTCGGCCTGGTCATTCTGGTCGGCATCGTCGGCGTGATCGTACCGATTCTGCCGGGAGTGATCCTCGTTTTCGCGGCGATCGCGGTGTGGGCGTTCATGACCGGCGGCGCGACGGCCTGGACGGTGCTGGCGGTCGCGACCGTCGCGCTGGTGCTCTCCGGCATCGTGAAATACACCTGGCCGGGTAAGCGGATGCGCGAAGCCGGGGTGTCGAACCGCGCGCTGCTGGCCGGCGCGGTGCTCGGCATCGCCGGATTCTTCGTGATCCCGATCGTCGGCCTGTTCATCGGCTTCGTGCTCGGGGTGTACCTGGCCGAGCTGTACCGGTTGAAGACCAACGACCTGGCCTGGCCCGCGACGGTGCACGCGCTCGAGGGTGTCGGCCTGTCGATGCTGGTGGAGTTGTTCGGCGCGCTGATCGCGTCCGGCGTGTGGCTCACCGGGGCGATCATCAGCTGA